The genomic window AGGAGGTGTTGCCCCAGCAGAAGTCCTCGTTGCCGTCAACGGTCTCGGTAAAATTGAAATTCTTGGCTGGCGTCGTGTTCTCGCCGTAGGGCAGGCGGAGCAGGAAGCGCGGAAGCGTCAGTCCGAGATAGCGGCTGTCCTCGTTCTCGCGCAGCGAGCGCCACTTCGCGTACTGCGGCATCTCGAATATGGAGTGAAGGTCCTTGAGGTTCGGAAGCTGGTCCCACGAGTCGATGCCGAAAAACTCCTTGCCCGCCGCGCCGAGGAACGGCACGTGCGACATCGCGGAGACGCTCGCCACGTTGCGCAGCAGCTCTATGTCCTGCGGTCCCGGTCCGAAAGTGTAATTTGAGACTACCGCGCCGACCGGCTGTCCTCCGAACTGGCCGAACTCGGCGGTGTAGATGTGCTTATAGAGGCCGGACTTGACGACCTCGGGCGAATCCTCGAAGTCGTCGATAAGATCCTGCTTCGAGACGTTGAGTATCTCGACCTTGGTGTTCTGGCGGAAATCGACGTTGTCTACAAGGAACTTAAGCGAGCGCCACGAGGACTCGAGCTCGCGGAACCGGCTGTTGTGCATGATCTCGTTGACCTGGTCGGAGAGCTTCTTGTCGAGCTCGACGATCATCGCGTCAACGAGCGCTCCGCTCACCTTCGGGGCGGCGCCGCTCGAGGCTATCTCCTTGATGAACTCCTGGAGCCCGGCGCGCGTAACCTCGTATCCCTCGTCGGTGGGCTTGATCTTGGACGCCTCTATGATTTCGTCAAGCAGGCTCGAAGCAGGGGCCTCGGCCTGCTGCGGCATAGTTTCCTTCTGTTCTTCGGCCATCCTACTTCTCCTCCTCTCCGTCTATGCCGAGCTCCTGCAGCAAAGCGTCGCGGGCCTTTTCGTCGTTTACAAGGTCCTGAAGCTTCTTGCGGAAATTGGGGACGTTCGACAGCGGCCCCTTGAGAGCCTTCAGCGCCTCGCGCAGCTGCATCAGCTTCGCGAGCTCGGGCACCATCTCGACTATGGCGTCGGGGCCGAAGTCCTTCAGCGTTTTGAATTTAAGGTCGGCTGACAGCGTCGCGTCGGGGTCGTCGCCGAGCTTGTTCGGCACCTGAAGCTGCAGCGAGAGCCCCTGGCTCTGCATCACCTTGTCAAAATTATCCTTATCAACGCTGATCGGCTTGCGGTCCTCAAGCATAGTGTCGTCCTTGCGCAGAGTGAAATCCCCCAGCACCATCAGCTTAAGAGGCAGCTCGATATCTTCCTGGACGTCGCCTGTAGCCGGCCTGTAAACGATATTTACCCGTTCCTTCGGCGACGCGCTTCCCTCGTTAGGCATTTCCCCGTTAACCTCCTATTCTGAAAATAAAATCGTAATAACTCAAAAAATGCGAACAACCGGGCCGCTTCAAAACATACGGCGGATAGCGCTCTATCTGTGTACTACTATATATTCTAGGCTAACGAGTGTCAAACGGATTGCACGTAATGGCAAGGTGAAATTATCCGGCTCCGGCTTACGCATACAATAGGCGCACAAACGAAGAAAACAGCGCGGCGCGTACACGGCGGACGGCGCTTTTCGGGCCGCCGTTGAAAACAGCGAGATGCCGGCGCAGCTCCGCGGCGTTTTTATTCCGATTCCGCGCCGCGCGCCGGGCGGAGAAAGAAAGAGCCTATCAGCGGTATAATGGCGACCGCCGCCATAGCGAAGAACGAAGCCCTAAGCCCGAAGCTGTCGGCGAGCATCCCGAGCAGCGGCACCGTCAGCCCGCCGATGCTTATCGCAAGCCCGAGCGTCACGCCGGAAGCGAAGCCGACGTGGTTCGGAAGATACTGCTGCCCGAGGACGACCATCGGGCTGTATGAGAAGTAGAGAGATGCGACTATCGGAAGCATGAGCGCGCCCGCGAGATATACGCTGCGCGTCGAGGCGAGCAGCAGTATCGCCGGGATGTAGACGGAGAGGCTCAGCCGTATCATCCTGCGGCAGCCGAAGCGGTCGGCGAGCCTGCCGCCGATCAGAGTGCAGGCCGCGCCCATAGCGTAGTATACGCTGAGCGCAGCGCTGCCCGCAGATTCCGTCTGGCCCAGCTCGTGTATCCAGTAGAGCGCCAGGAAGGTATTCATGCCGCACATCATTATCGAGCGTCCGAATATCACGAGACAGAGGCGCGCGAAGGCTCCCCAGTCGTCCGCTCCGCGCGCCGCGGCGCCCGAGGAGGCCCTGCCCCTGCTCGCACCGAGCTCCGTCAGGCTGCCGTACTGCGAGAAGAAGAGCGCGCATGCGATTATCTCCATCACGAGGAACACGCCGGTGCCGCGCATCCCGAATGTCAGTATCGCGGTCGAGACTATCAGCGGCCCAAGCGAGAAGCCGAGGCTGCCGCCGAATGAGAAAATGCCGATGCTGCGGGCTTTGTCGTGCTGACCGGAAGCGTAGTTTACAAATTTCACGGCCTGCGGGTGGAAGAGCGAGACGCCTGTGCCGCTTAGGACGACGGCGCAGCACAGCCCGAAGAAGCTCGAGGTGAAGCCGGTCAGCGCGATGCCGCCGCCGGCCATAAGCATGCCTATAGGGATGGCCCACGCGGTGTTGCGCTTGTCGGAGACGTAGCCGATGAGCGGCTGTACGGCCGAGCCGACCAGGTTCGATATCATGACGAGCGAGGCCGCCGTCGCGTAGCTGTAGCCGTAGGCCGCAATGAGGAACGGAAGCACGGCGGAGAGCGCCCCCTGATTTATATCCGAGCAAAAGTGCCCGAGCGACATCAGATACTTATACTTCGTATTGCGCTGCAATCAGTCCATCTCCCCGCCGTTATCACGAGCTAAGCAATATTGCCGATTTTAACACTTTTTTAACAGGCGCGGAATACGCGGGCACGGAAAGTTCACGCGCGCGGAATCCGGGCGGCGCGTTTCGCCGGATATCCACGCGCGGCCGGCGTCATCGCCGCTTATGCTGCGCGCGCCGGTTTATTGAGTTTCACATAGCGTCTCCGATATTTCACAGCGCGCGGATTCCGCCTGCTTCATCTCGCGGTGCGGAAGAAAATCGCAGGATTTCGTCCTACAAAGATGGCATGAGCAGTGTATCTTTCCCTTGGCGAGCCGTCCCGGCCTGCCGCGCGTCCATGCGTTTACATATTCTTCTCCGCCGACGCGCCTGAGTATGGAAATCTTTCTTTTGATAACGCGCCGCCGCTGTCTTCTGCGGTATTCTCTGGTTCTTTCCAAAACTTATCACTCCCGGACGATTCGGGCCGCCTGCACGGGGCGTCTGGGAAATTCCCCCGTACAGGCGGCTTATGTGGTCCGGGCGTGAAAGGAAGCGTGCGCGTGTCATCGTCCTGATTTGCCGCCGCCATTCGCTTCAAGCTCGCGGCGCATGACGGAGACGGTCTTCGCGTAGCCCGCGCGTTCGTAGAGGCGGCGCGCGGCGGCGTTGGCCTCGAGCACGTTCAGCTCCATGTATTCGAGCCCGCGCCCGCGCGCCCACTCTTCGCAGGCCGCGAGCAACGCGCTTCCTACGCCGCGCCCGCGCAGCTTTTCGTCTACGCATATGTCCATGAGGAAGGCGTAACGCCTTTGCGCGACGCCCGCTAGTTTCGCGGACTCGCGGCTCTGGAGCAGAGCGAAGCCGAGAGCCGCGCCCTCCTCTTCGGCTATCAGAATATCGGATTTGTCGGAAGTTATAGTATCTTTTATAAAACTTTCGTCCTGTTCCTCGTTCGTGCGGTAGAGCGGCGCAAGTTCGTAAAGGCGCGCTATTATCTGACGGTAGAGCCGCATTATCTGCGGAATGTCGCGCGGCGCGGCTTCACGTATTTTCATCGTTCTGCGCTAATCGCGCGGCATTTCGCGCCTGATGTCCGCGATGGGCGGCACGAAGTCAGCCGCGGCCGCCGCGTCCCAGGGGAAGAGAACCCACGTGTCCTGGCTGACCTCGGTGATGAAGCTGTCTACGAGCGCGCGGCCGGCCGGTTTCGCGTAGACGGTCGCGAAGTGCGCCGCTCCGAACATTCCGCGGACTATCTTCGCCGTCTTGCCCGTGTCCACGAGGTCGTCTATCACGAGCCACGTTTCGTCCACATGCGCCAGGTCGGGACGTTTCAGAATATCAGCCGACGCGGCCTGGTCGCGCATCGTGTAGCTTGAAATGCAGACCGTATCCACGAGCCGTATGTTCAGCTCGCGCGCTATGACGGCGGCGGGGACGAGGCCGCCGCGCGCGACCGCGACGATGCGGCTCCAGTCTGAGCGCACGTCCAGCAGCTTCCACGCAAGCGCGCGGCAGTCGCGCTGAAGCTGCTCCCACGACACGGGGTAATTTTTGCGGTATCTCGACGATGTACCCGACATTGCGAAATCTCCCTTCCGCACGCTAGAGCGAGTCGCCTAGCGAATCGAGCAGCGCGTCGATGTCGTCCTTGTAATCGTTTCCCGGCTCGAGCGAGAGGCGCATCGTCACGCCGTCGCCCTCGCGCGCCCCCTCGGGCAGCAGCGCCGCGGGAAACTCGAACACCGCGCCGTCGAGCAGCATCAGCCGCGCGACGCCGGAATCCACCGCGTCTATGAAAAGTTTAAGCTCTTTATGCGAACTCATTTGACCACTCTCTTTCTCTCGAACGTAACGCTTTTTCCGTCGGTGCGCAGCTTGACCGGGCCGTCCGCCGTGTCGAAGCGCAGTATTCCGGCTTTGCGCACAGCGCTCACGACCTCTTTGTGCGGGTGTCCGTAGCTGTTGCCGCGCGCGTAGCTGAGTATGATTATATCCGGCGAGACCTCGCGCAGAAGAACGGCGTCCGTCCCGTTGCGCGCGCCGTGGTGGGCGGCCTTAAGCACAGCCGCGCGCGGCATGGGCGCTATCGTCTCCTGTTCCTCCTTCTGCGCGTCGCCCATCATAAGGAACGAGACCTCGCCGTATGTTACGAGAACGATCAGCCCGTTGTTGTTCGCGTCGCTGTCGGTCCCCTTGAGCGTCTTCGCCGGGGCTAACACGTCGAGCTTCACGCCGCCCATCTTCGTCGAATAACCGCGTTTCGGCCGCCCGAACGGAATTTTCTTATCTTTTATCGTCTGATAGAAATCGCGCTGGATCTTAGAGCCGTGGTTGTAGCCGGAGTCCCATATCTTTTTTACCGGAATCTTCGCGAGAAGCTCCTTCATCCCTCCGATGTGGTCCTCGTGCGGATGAGTCGCGACGAGCAGGTCGATTTTGCGCACGCCGCACGATTTGAGATAATTCACGGTCTTCTTCGCATTCTTGCGCGTTCCCGCGTCGAAGACTATCGTCTCCCCGCCAGGCAGCACGAACAGCGAGCAATCCCCCTGCCCGACGTCGAGAGCGTAGTACCGGAGCTGAGCGGCCTTCGCCGCCTCGGACGGAGAGAGAAAGAGCGCCAGCGAAGCTATCGCCGCGAGCAGGAAAAACGCTAATTTGTTTAATTTGAATTTCATGGCACGACCTCCCGCAGACCGGGGCGCGCCCCGTAATCTGCGCTATAATGGTACTTTATCAAAGGAAGAAAGGAAAGACGCGATGTTCGGATTCTTTCTCGTGATGCCGCTGGTCATCATTATAGCGCTGGGCAACATACTGAGGAGACGCGGCTTCTACAGCGACGGCGACGTCGCGGCGCTTTCTAAGACGCTGTATTGGGTTATCCTTCCGATGCTGCTTTTCCGCACGACATATATTTCAGGGACGGAGGTTCTTTCGCAGCCTAATTTACTTATCGCTGTCAACATATGTTATGTAGCCACCTTAGCCGCGGCGTGGCTGGGGGCCGCGCGCTTCGCTCACCAGGGAGACATGCGCCGCGTCGCAGTCTCCGTGCTCTCCGACTTCCGCTCGAACAACATATACCTCGGCTTCCCCGTCATCCAGCTCGCGATGGGCGAGGCAGGGCTACATCTTGCATCTGTGTATATCGCCGTGAGCATGGCTTTCTACCAAATTTATTCTATCGGTGGAGGCGAGGTAGCCGTGACTGGAAGGATAACGGCGGCAAACCTTGCTGGCATAGCGCGCAAGCTATTAACGAATCCTATGCTCGTTTCCTGCGTCGCAGGCATCGGAGCTGCCCTGCTTTCTGTGCCGGTACATTTTGTCTTTGACGAAACAATGAAGCTTGTCTCAGGAGCCGCGACGGCGGTAGCGCTGCTGGCTCTAGGCGGCACGCTTGATATACCAGAAGCGCATCGTGTTATAGAAATCATGCGTCGCACATGGTTCGACATTCTGATAAAGCTCATTCTTAATCCTCTGATTATGTGGGGTGCGCTCACAGCCTTCGGGATTTCCGGAGACCTCGCGCGCGTCACGGTCATGCTCAGCTCGATGCCATGCGCCGTCAACTGCTTCATAATCGCCAAGGGCATGGGCATGGACGGAGACTACGCTGCGGACCTCGTAGCAGCGACGACTCTTCTCGGCATAATTTCTATTCCGGCTTGGGCTTACGCGCTCGGCATAGTTTAGCTCCGTTTCTATAAAAAAATGTGAACCATACATAAGCCCACGGTTTCTGTGTGAAGCGCGGGTCAGCCGTTTATTCTGCAAAAATCGCAAAAATCCGCGGCGGCGTGAATTTTATATTGAACTTAATGCGCTGTTTGGTTTATAATATCGGGACGGAACTCATATACTCTATCTGAAAATTTCTATAACGAAGGAGTGCGCTGCGATGATGGTACCACATTCGGTAAATGCGGAGAGAGACGGAAAGGCTACTAAGGTAGTAATAGCGCTCGGCGGCAACGCGCTGATGGAGGCAGGCACGCCTCCGACCGCGGAGGAGCAGCTCAAGGTCGTCAAGAAAACCTGCGAGAACCTAGCGGACATCAGCTGCAGCGGCTATGAGATGGCCGTCGTCCACGGCAACGGCCCACAGGTCGGACGCCTCGTGCTCCAGCAGGAGATAGCGGCGGCGGAGCAGCCCGACCAGCTTCCGGCGATCCCATTCGACTGCTGCGGCGCTATGACCGAGGGCTACATCGGCTACCAGATACAGCAGAGCCTGCGCGACGCGCTCCGCAACAGGAACCGCAACGTCCCGGTCGTCACCATCGTGACTCAGGTAATAGTGGATGCCGACGACCCGGCCTTTGAAAAGCCGACGAAGCCGATCGGACGCTTCTACAACGCCGAGGATGCGAAGAAAATGGCGGAGGAAAAGGGCTGGACGATGAAGGAGGACTCTGGCCGCGGCTGGCGGCGCGTCGTCCCGTCGCCGAAACCCAAGCGCATAGTCGAGCTCGACTCCGTCAAACGCCTCTGGGACACGACGATAGTCGTCACGGCGGGCGGCGGCGGCATCCCCGTCGTTGAGAACATGGACGGCTCGCTGACCGGAGTCGCAGCGGTCATAGACAAGGACCTCGCGGCGGAGCGCCTCGCCGAGGACATGGAGACAGACATTCTGCTCATCCTCACCGAGGTCGAGAACGTCTACGTCAACTTCGGCAAGCCCGACCAGCGCGCGCTCTCGCACATAACCGTCGCCGAGGCCATAAAGTACATGGAAGAAAAACAGTTCGGCGCCGGCAGCATGGAGCCGAAGGTAATGGCGGCGATAAAGTTCGCGCGCCGTTTCCCCGGCAAAAAGGCGATAATCACCTCGCTCGCGAAGGCCAAAGACGCGCTCGAAAACGGAGCCGGAACAGTCATCACGATGGCGTAGCACCGAAATTTTACGAAATCCCCGAAAAACACATCCCCGCGCCCGGAGCCTCGGACGCGGGGATGTGTTTATAATCAGTCCGTTCTGCATAAAACCTATACCACTCCGCAAATCTCCTGTACAGGCAAAACGCAGCGACCGATGCGCGCCCTTTCATGTTTGCCCAGGAACACGCGGAACCTCAGAACTGACGCCGCGCGCAAGGCTACGGCCTTATCACGACGCGCATCCCTATTTTTATATATTTCTCCTTCAGCTTCGCGACGTCGGCATTCGTGAGGCGGATGCAGCCCTCCGTCGCGTCCGTCCCTATAGAGGCCGGGTCGTGCGTGCCGTGGATACCGATACCGCGCCAGCCGGTCGCAAGCCGGATGAACCACGGGCCGTACGCACCCTTTATCTCTCCCCTGCCGTCGCCGAAATCGTGGCTCCACCACGATGCGTCCTGGATCTGCTCGACCGTGAAGCTCCCCTCCGGCGTCCGCATATCGCCTACGCGCTCCTTTTGGCCTTTGTTCTTCCCCACCGCTATTCCGAAACTCTCCACTACGCCGCCGCCGGACATGACGCGCAGGAGATGTTCTCCCTTTGAAACGTCGAGCCATATCTCGGCGCCGCCCTCCGCAGCGAAACACGCGCCGGCAAAAATCGCCGACGCCGCCAGCGCCGCGATGAATACGCATATCGCTCGGAATTTAATCATCTCGGCCGTCCTCCGCGCCGTCCGACCCTCGCCCACGCCGCGCGGCGTTCCATATACGCTCCGCCTTCGAGCCGAGAAGCCACAGGCTCGCCCCCAAAATAAGGAAGAAAAGCCCCTTGTTCATAGCGTTCCAGAAATTCTCAAAAAAGCGCGTATAGACGTTGACGGCGAGAAAAACCGCGCCGTAGCCGCGCAGCATCATGTCGTCGCTCCTGATGCCGAGCCACAGCGAAACGCCCGCCGCCGCCGCGAAAACGGCGCACCAGAGAAAAAGCTCCGCGCGTCCTGTCTGACGCCAGCTCCCGTCCGCCAGCCCGTTATTCCCGAAAATCGACATCATCCACAAACTGACGAAAAGGAACAAAAGCCCAACTGAAAGCGTCTGGCGACGAAAACAGGCTAAACGCGGCGAACGCTCCATAAAACACTGCGCAGCTACGAGCGCGACGCCGTAAAGCGCGAACCGCGCCGGGTAATTCATCCCAAGCCAATAAGCGCCCCAGCCGGAAACATACCCCGTCTCCGCACCGAGCCAGCTCCCGAGCGAAAAAAGCGCGAAAATCCAGACGAGCGATGAGCCCATGGCGACGGCGATAACCGCGTAAACCGCAGCCGCCAGCGCCAGCAGCAGAGAAAAATGCCCGTCCTCGCCGCCGAGCGCGACGCCTAGCCACGCTATCGACGAAGCCGTAGACAGCACGCCGAGCATCAGCACAGCCTCGTTCGTAAAAACGCGCTCCGGCCTGCGCAGCCGCCGCCGGTACGCCGCCGCGTAAAAAACAGCCGCAAGCGCGGCGAAAAAGACGCACTTCACGAGAGGCGCGCTCCCGAAAACACGCCGTATAAGCGCGACGAGCCACTCCGTCTGAAGCAGCGCCGCGATTCCAACGGCAAAACAGCAGAGCGCGAGAACGAGCAGCCAGCGCGCCGTGCGCCGCCAGTCGAACGGAAGCGGCGACACACTGCCGCGCAGCCGCCGCGCCGTCTCGGCGTCCACGACGCCCGCGCCCTCCCACACATCTATCATCTCCGCAACGACGGCATAGCGCCGCTTTGAAATCTCTATCATCCTAACGCCCCTTTCAAAGCCGCGAAAAATCAATACACGCCGCTATTGTAAGCCACGCGCGCAAATTGAGCCAGAGCCGGCGCCGCGCGGCGTTCCGCCAGGCATGGCGAACTTGCCGCACGCGCGCGCCGCGCGGCACAAAGCAAAGCCGAAACCGCCGCCTCAAAACTTATGCGCGCGGCGTAAAACACACATCAACTCCAGACCTCCTCCCAAGCTGCCGGCCGCTTCGCTCGCAGGCGAACGCCCCGCCGAAAACATAAAAAAACGCCAGGGCATATTGACAAATCATCAATATCCTGTAAAATATCTCCTCGTAATGCCGCTGATTGCGGCGATGTGAGTGCTAGGATGGCCGAGTGGTCAAAGGCAACAGACTGTAAATCTGTCGGCGAGAGCCTACGCTAGTTCGAACCTAGCTCCTAGCACCATTTTTTATGTAAGCGCCCTTACCGCGCACACGGACCAACGCCGACTTAGCTCAGTAGGTAGAGCACATCCATGGTAAGGATGGGGTCTCCGGTTCGAGTCCGGAAGTCGGCTCCATGAATATCAAGGGTTTTCGGGATTTCCGAAAGCCCTTTTTTATTCCTCCATACTCAGTATGTACTCAAAGTGTGATTCCCGACGTGATCAGCTCTCCGCTTATATGAGCGTCTGGATTCTTTTCCATCCGTCTTGTGCAGTCCGCGCAAATGATTCTCGGCCTCCGCATGGAGGCGCGCATGGCGTTGGTCGGACGCGCGTCGGGGCAAGCGACCGGAATTCAGTCGCCCTGTGGATTTAAATAAGGCGGCCTCTTTGCAGAGTCTCACCTAAACGCTGCAGCGGACCGGCACTTATGCTTTTCGGCGATGATCTCACGGTGAACGCAGGAGGCCGATTAAGACGCAGCCCCTTTCGATCTTATCTCATACGTAACGGACGGAAGCGCCGCGTGGGCCGCAGTATTTTATCAGACGCAGGGAAATTGGGAAACGCAGCAGATTTTTTATAAAAAGTGCGCTCGGCATAAAAGTTATAAACATGGGCGGGCTTTCGGCATATCATGCGGCGTGCTTGGGCGGTTCCGCATTTTACGGAGGATTTTCAATCAAGGCGCGGCGAAGATCCGGCATGATATGAGAAAGCCGAAGGTTTTGCGCTGAAATGTCCGCGTGCAGCCTTCGGCTGATTCCGCTGTATAACGTTCTTTAGCTGCGTTTCGTTTATTCCGCTTCGCCGAGCATCGCGCGGACGCAGTTGGCGCGATCTTCGAAGTTTTTCATGCCCATGCCGTAGCCGGTTTTTTCTAGGCGCATAGGGGGAAGCGCCCCG from Cloacibacillus sp. An23 includes these protein-coding regions:
- a CDS encoding L,D-transpeptidase — its product is MIKFRAICVFIAALAASAIFAGACFAAEGGAEIWLDVSKGEHLLRVMSGGGVVESFGIAVGKNKGQKERVGDMRTPEGSFTVEQIQDASWWSHDFGDGRGEIKGAYGPWFIRLATGWRGIGIHGTHDPASIGTDATEGCIRLTNADVAKLKEKYIKIGMRVVIRP
- a CDS encoding MFS transporter; amino-acid sequence: MQRNTKYKYLMSLGHFCSDINQGALSAVLPFLIAAYGYSYATAASLVMISNLVGSAVQPLIGYVSDKRNTAWAIPIGMLMAGGGIALTGFTSSFFGLCCAVVLSGTGVSLFHPQAVKFVNYASGQHDKARSIGIFSFGGSLGFSLGPLIVSTAILTFGMRGTGVFLVMEIIACALFFSQYGSLTELGASRGRASSGAAARGADDWGAFARLCLVIFGRSIMMCGMNTFLALYWIHELGQTESAGSAALSVYYAMGAACTLIGGRLADRFGCRRMIRLSLSVYIPAILLLASTRSVYLAGALMLPIVASLYFSYSPMVVLGQQYLPNHVGFASGVTLGLAISIGGLTVPLLGMLADSFGLRASFFAMAAVAIIPLIGSFFLRPARGAESE
- a CDS encoding GNAT family N-acetyltransferase, which produces MKIREAAPRDIPQIMRLYRQIIARLYELAPLYRTNEEQDESFIKDTITSDKSDILIAEEEGAALGFALLQSRESAKLAGVAQRRYAFLMDICVDEKLRGRGVGSALLAACEEWARGRGLEYMELNVLEANAAARRLYERAGYAKTVSVMRRELEANGGGKSGR
- a CDS encoding DUF2157 domain-containing protein, with protein sequence MIEISKRRYAVVAEMIDVWEGAGVVDAETARRLRGSVSPLPFDWRRTARWLLVLALCCFAVGIAALLQTEWLVALIRRVFGSAPLVKCVFFAALAAVFYAAAYRRRLRRPERVFTNEAVLMLGVLSTASSIAWLGVALGGEDGHFSLLLALAAAVYAVIAVAMGSSLVWIFALFSLGSWLGAETGYVSGWGAYWLGMNYPARFALYGVALVAAQCFMERSPRLACFRRQTLSVGLLFLFVSLWMMSIFGNNGLADGSWRQTGRAELFLWCAVFAAAAGVSLWLGIRSDDMMLRGYGAVFLAVNVYTRFFENFWNAMNKGLFFLILGASLWLLGSKAERIWNAARRGRGSDGAEDGRDD
- the arcC gene encoding carbamate kinase, with protein sequence MMVPHSVNAERDGKATKVVIALGGNALMEAGTPPTAEEQLKVVKKTCENLADISCSGYEMAVVHGNGPQVGRLVLQQEIAAAEQPDQLPAIPFDCCGAMTEGYIGYQIQQSLRDALRNRNRNVPVVTIVTQVIVDADDPAFEKPTKPIGRFYNAEDAKKMAEEKGWTMKEDSGRGWRRVVPSPKPKRIVELDSVKRLWDTTIVVTAGGGGIPVVENMDGSLTGVAAVIDKDLAAERLAEDMETDILLILTEVENVYVNFGKPDQRALSHITVAEAIKYMEEKQFGAGSMEPKVMAAIKFARRFPGKKAIITSLAKAKDALENGAGTVITMA
- the tssB gene encoding type VI secretion system contractile sheath small subunit — protein: MPNEGSASPKERVNIVYRPATGDVQEDIELPLKLMVLGDFTLRKDDTMLEDRKPISVDKDNFDKVMQSQGLSLQLQVPNKLGDDPDATLSADLKFKTLKDFGPDAIVEMVPELAKLMQLREALKALKGPLSNVPNFRKKLQDLVNDEKARDALLQELGIDGEEEK
- a CDS encoding ComEC/Rec2 family competence protein: MKFKLNKLAFFLLAAIASLALFLSPSEAAKAAQLRYYALDVGQGDCSLFVLPGGETIVFDAGTRKNAKKTVNYLKSCGVRKIDLLVATHPHEDHIGGMKELLAKIPVKKIWDSGYNHGSKIQRDFYQTIKDKKIPFGRPKRGYSTKMGGVKLDVLAPAKTLKGTDSDANNNGLIVLVTYGEVSFLMMGDAQKEEQETIAPMPRAAVLKAAHHGARNGTDAVLLREVSPDIIILSYARGNSYGHPHKEVVSAVRKAGILRFDTADGPVKLRTDGKSVTFERKRVVK
- the tssC gene encoding type VI secretion system contractile sheath large subunit, which produces MPQQAEAPASSLLDEIIEASKIKPTDEGYEVTRAGLQEFIKEIASSGAAPKVSGALVDAMIVELDKKLSDQVNEIMHNSRFRELESSWRSLKFLVDNVDFRQNTKVEILNVSKQDLIDDFEDSPEVVKSGLYKHIYTAEFGQFGGQPVGAVVSNYTFGPGPQDIELLRNVASVSAMSHVPFLGAAGKEFFGIDSWDQLPNLKDLHSIFEMPQYAKWRSLRENEDSRYLGLTLPRFLLRLPYGENTTPAKNFNFTETVDGNEDFCWGNTSFALASRMADSFAKYRWCSNIIGPQSGGAVENLPLYQFEQMGEIQTKIPTEVLISERREYELAEEGFIALTMRKGSDNAAFFSANSVLRPKVFPNTPEGKEAEMNYKLSTQLPYMMIMNRLAHYIKVIQRENIGGWKERADIERELNTWISQYVTEMDNPDAITRSKRPLRMAKVQVSDVPGDPGWYSVNLLVRPHFKYMGANFTLSLVGKLDKQ
- the gpt gene encoding xanthine phosphoribosyltransferase encodes the protein MSGTSSRYRKNYPVSWEQLQRDCRALAWKLLDVRSDWSRIVAVARGGLVPAAVIARELNIRLVDTVCISSYTMRDQAASADILKRPDLAHVDETWLVIDDLVDTGKTAKIVRGMFGAAHFATVYAKPAGRALVDSFITEVSQDTWVLFPWDAAAAADFVPPIADIRREMPRD
- a CDS encoding AEC family transporter, whose protein sequence is MFGFFLVMPLVIIIALGNILRRRGFYSDGDVAALSKTLYWVILPMLLFRTTYISGTEVLSQPNLLIAVNICYVATLAAAWLGAARFAHQGDMRRVAVSVLSDFRSNNIYLGFPVIQLAMGEAGLHLASVYIAVSMAFYQIYSIGGGEVAVTGRITAANLAGIARKLLTNPMLVSCVAGIGAALLSVPVHFVFDETMKLVSGAATAVALLALGGTLDIPEAHRVIEIMRRTWFDILIKLILNPLIMWGALTAFGISGDLARVTVMLSSMPCAVNCFIIAKGMGMDGDYAADLVAATTLLGIISIPAWAYALGIV